One window of Flavobacteriales bacterium genomic DNA carries:
- the mnmG gene encoding tRNA uridine-5-carboxymethylaminomethyl(34) synthesis enzyme MnmG, whose product MFKQEYDVIVVGGGHSGCEAAAAAANLGSSVLLITMNMQTIAQMSCNPAMGGVAKGQIVREIDALGGYSGIITDKTMIQFRMLNRSKGPAMWSPRAQSDRMRFAEEWRLTLESIPNVDFWQDMVTDLLIEKGEIKGVKTAMGINVKSKTVILTNGTFLNGTIHIGEKQFGGGRTGERAAVGLTECLNRLGFESGRMKTGTPPRVDGRSLDYSKMEEQAGDINPSKFSFMDTPPLKNQRSCHITYTNPRVHEILKTGFEKSPMFTGRIQGLGPRYCPSIEDKIERFAERDRHQIFVEPEGWDTVEVYVNGFSTSLPENVQHEAIQQIVGFENAKIFRPGYAIEYDYFPPTQLQRSLETKLVNGLYFAGQINGTTGYEEAACQGLMAGINASRRTNELEPIVLKRSEAYIGVLIDDLVTKGTDEPYRMFTSRAEYRILLRQDNADLRLTKIGRDIGLVSDLRMSELDKKKHNIENALSLFQKESISPDEMNPILENNNSSLIKQKTKLGKILSRPQIKLDDLLKLKSVKEKTKEIKLDVLEQAEIQIKYNGYIERERETVMKTNKLEGIRIPNKFDYGKLHAISAESREKLNQVKPDTIGQASRISGVSPSDINVLLVFMGR is encoded by the coding sequence ATGTTTAAACAAGAATATGACGTAATTGTAGTTGGAGGAGGACACTCGGGTTGCGAAGCAGCAGCGGCAGCAGCAAATTTAGGATCTTCTGTATTGCTAATAACTATGAACATGCAGACCATCGCTCAAATGTCTTGTAACCCAGCAATGGGAGGGGTGGCTAAAGGTCAGATTGTAAGAGAAATAGATGCTTTAGGAGGTTATTCTGGAATAATCACCGATAAAACAATGATACAGTTTAGAATGCTAAACCGTTCAAAAGGACCAGCTATGTGGAGTCCCAGAGCACAAAGCGATAGGATGAGGTTTGCTGAAGAATGGCGATTGACACTAGAAAGCATTCCAAATGTAGATTTTTGGCAAGATATGGTTACTGATCTATTAATAGAAAAGGGCGAAATAAAAGGAGTAAAAACCGCAATGGGAATAAATGTCAAAAGTAAAACAGTCATTCTAACAAACGGAACCTTTTTAAACGGAACCATACATATTGGAGAAAAGCAATTTGGTGGTGGAAGAACTGGCGAAAGAGCTGCCGTTGGGCTAACCGAATGCTTAAACCGACTAGGCTTTGAAAGTGGCAGAATGAAAACAGGAACGCCGCCAAGGGTAGACGGTAGGTCGTTAGACTATTCAAAAATGGAGGAGCAAGCGGGTGATATAAACCCCTCAAAATTCTCATTTATGGATACGCCGCCATTAAAAAATCAAAGAAGCTGTCACATCACATACACCAATCCCAGAGTACACGAAATCCTGAAAACAGGCTTTGAAAAATCGCCTATGTTTACAGGGCGAATACAAGGCTTAGGACCAAGGTATTGCCCATCAATAGAAGATAAAATTGAACGCTTTGCTGAAAGAGATCGTCATCAAATTTTTGTAGAACCAGAAGGGTGGGATACTGTTGAAGTATACGTAAATGGATTTTCGACATCCTTACCAGAAAACGTACAACATGAAGCCATTCAACAAATTGTTGGCTTTGAAAATGCTAAGATATTCAGACCAGGCTACGCTATTGAATACGATTACTTTCCGCCCACTCAATTGCAAAGAAGCCTTGAAACAAAACTGGTTAATGGGCTGTATTTTGCAGGACAAATCAATGGAACAACAGGCTACGAAGAAGCTGCCTGTCAAGGCTTAATGGCTGGTATTAATGCAAGCAGAAGAACTAATGAATTGGAACCAATAGTACTGAAGCGTTCAGAAGCTTACATTGGTGTGTTAATTGATGATTTAGTTACAAAAGGAACAGATGAGCCATACAGAATGTTTACCTCAAGAGCTGAATATCGAATACTTCTAAGACAGGATAATGCCGACCTGAGATTAACGAAAATTGGAAGAGACATAGGTTTGGTCAGTGATTTGAGAATGTCAGAGCTTGACAAAAAGAAGCATAATATTGAAAATGCACTTTCATTATTTCAAAAAGAAAGCATTAGCCCTGATGAAATGAATCCAATTCTTGAAAACAATAATAGCAGCCTAATAAAACAAAAAACAAAGCTTGGTAAAATTTTAAGCAGACCACAAATTAAACTTGACGACTTATTAAAGTTAAAAAGCGTAAAAGAAAAAACAAAAGAAATAAAACTAGACGTTTTAGAACAAGCTGAAATACAAATTAAATACAACGGCTATATAGAACGAGAGCGAGAAACCGTAATGAAAACAAATAAACTAGAAGGAATACGAATTCCCAATAAGTTTGACTACGGTAAACTTCACGCAATCTCTGCTGAATCTCGTGAAAAGCTAAATCAAGTTAAGCCAGATACGATAGGCCAAGCATCCAGAATAAGTGGCGTTTCTCCCTCTGACATTAACGTCTTGTTAGTATTTATGGGACGATGA
- a CDS encoding LysM peptidoglycan-binding domain-containing protein: MKRIHISFFIFTAVVLSVFSAKSNTSDTLSVDSVSLHFVVENPTHSKMDSLWVNEQLSSQQIETDTNILNKWSYEPDSIPSFHDSIIAGRLAFLDEHTPFRLDYNKAVQRQINIYANTYRRHVSNMLGKSNYYFPLFESVLDQFDLPLEFKYLAIVESALKPHARSRSAATGLWQFMYTTGKIYDLKVTSYIDERSDPLQSTIAACEYFTFLYKMFNDWELVLAAYNGGPGYVSRAMRQHGVNDYWSLRPYLRKETQNYVPKFIAVNYIMNYASHHNIYPTPYRFTQAETDTISISQSVTFEALSDLLDIEIDVLKELNPIYKTNLLPVSKGKTASLKLPVKKMALFVNNMDSIYAYAERSQERFVSVDEPIVHRVKDGEYLGKIASDYNTTVGRIKNWNKLSSNNLKIGQKLIIYINPDAAPKASNATKVNSKGERLYTVQVGDTLWDIARKYSGVSVAQIERMNNISYRDIKPGITLKIPNTG, encoded by the coding sequence ATGAAAAGAATACACATCTCTTTTTTTATTTTCACAGCAGTCGTGCTTTCAGTTTTTTCAGCTAAATCAAACACTTCTGATACTCTTAGCGTTGACTCTGTTTCTCTACATTTTGTAGTAGAAAACCCAACACATTCAAAAATGGACTCTTTGTGGGTGAATGAGCAACTATCATCACAGCAAATCGAAACCGACACGAATATTCTGAACAAATGGTCTTATGAGCCGGATAGTATCCCCAGCTTTCACGACAGTATCATTGCCGGTCGTTTGGCTTTTTTGGACGAGCACACTCCATTTCGTTTGGACTATAATAAAGCTGTACAGCGTCAAATAAATATTTATGCCAACACTTATCGAAGGCACGTTTCTAATATGCTCGGTAAATCAAATTATTACTTTCCATTGTTTGAGTCTGTCTTAGATCAATTTGACTTACCTCTAGAGTTTAAATACTTAGCTATAGTAGAGTCTGCCTTAAAACCTCATGCACGTTCACGCTCAGCTGCTACAGGTCTTTGGCAATTTATGTACACAACAGGAAAAATTTACGACCTAAAAGTTACTTCATATATCGATGAACGAAGTGACCCCTTACAATCTACGATTGCTGCTTGTGAGTACTTTACATTTTTATATAAGATGTTTAACGACTGGGAGTTAGTATTAGCTGCTTATAATGGTGGTCCTGGCTACGTTTCAAGAGCAATGCGACAACATGGCGTTAATGATTATTGGTCTTTACGCCCTTATCTAAGGAAGGAAACACAGAATTATGTGCCAAAATTTATTGCGGTAAATTACATCATGAATTACGCTTCACATCATAATATTTACCCTACACCCTATCGTTTTACTCAGGCAGAAACAGATACTATAAGCATTAGTCAGTCGGTTACTTTTGAGGCGCTTTCAGACCTGCTTGATATTGAAATCGATGTACTTAAAGAGTTAAACCCCATCTACAAAACCAATTTATTACCGGTTTCAAAAGGAAAAACAGCATCCCTCAAATTGCCTGTTAAAAAAATGGCTTTGTTTGTAAATAATATGGATAGCATATACGCTTATGCTGAACGCTCTCAAGAACGTTTTGTAAGTGTTGACGAACCCATAGTACACCGAGTTAAAGATGGTGAATACTTAGGTAAAATAGCTAGTGATTATAATACTACCGTCGGTCGGATAAAAAACTGGAACAAACTATCATCTAATAACCTTAAAATAGGTCAAAAGCTGATTATTTATATCAATCCTGATGCAGCACCAAAAGCTTCTAATGCAACTAAGGTTAATAGTAAAGGGGAAAGGCTTTATACTGTACAAGTCGGTGACACCTTATGGGATATAGCGCGTAAATATTCGGGTGTTTCAGTAGCTCAAATCGAACGAATGAATAATATTAGTTATCGTGATATTAAGCCTGGAATCACCTTAAAGATTCCAAACACTGGATAG
- a CDS encoding TonB-dependent receptor has product MKRYIYILLGFGLPLFSFGQDTLLFKSLPEIIFIEDKEEDERVFSPSQIEKIDGKKINYNAPTTSADLLQKTGAVMVQMSQSGGGSPIIRGFEANRVLLVVDGVRLNNAIYRSGHLQNSISISPLTLDRVDIIFGPSSVKYGSDALGGVIHYHTKNASVGKGWKGNILQRYSSVNNGVNLYFDQKWGSEKWGFFQAINLNRFGNLKMGGNRLHGYDDWGTEEHIVDGNEQLKTAYDQADFIQKIRFNANEYLGFKLNLQLSTSTNINRFDQLNDINDDVPKYEEWYYGPQKRLLIGLGSEHQKKTPLYDSFNNTVSFQEIHESRNSKKSNSNLIQRFEKVSVFANTSDFIKKWGYKSLNYGLDLQHNIVESTASEGTSTRYADGGSELSSLGVYSQYKHPFGKRSFFSGGLRYNMSSLNATFIEVQNYNFPFEEITIENSALTSSAGVFIGLKKGWEGRLSFATGFRSPNVDDVTKVFAKSGKLTVPNKDLTPEFSTNYEFGLTKRFGNSYVSGTYFYTQLKDAIIKKPFSLNGQDSLIYDGELLPLYANTNSQDAYLFGYNLQAFLEINDKWSTTHSCSYTFGKDNTESVLLDHIPPFYGKSQIELNSPKTKSKTSIIVHYNAWKMAEDYSPNGSDNPEEATVDGTPSWWTLNLNYSVPLNDKITAQLNIENIFDVHYKTYSSGISAPGRNIILSLAAGF; this is encoded by the coding sequence ATGAAAAGATACATTTATATACTCCTAGGATTTGGATTACCATTATTTAGTTTTGGTCAAGACACCCTGCTATTCAAAAGCCTTCCAGAAATAATATTTATTGAAGACAAAGAAGAAGATGAACGTGTATTTAGCCCCTCACAAATAGAAAAAATTGATGGTAAAAAAATAAACTATAACGCCCCAACAACTTCGGCAGATTTACTGCAAAAAACAGGGGCTGTAATGGTGCAAATGAGTCAATCCGGTGGAGGTAGCCCCATCATCAGAGGTTTCGAAGCAAACAGGGTCCTTCTTGTAGTGGATGGTGTTCGTCTAAACAATGCCATTTATAGGTCTGGACACTTGCAAAACAGTATCAGTATTAGCCCTCTTACTTTAGACAGGGTAGATATCATTTTTGGACCGTCCTCGGTGAAGTATGGAAGCGATGCTCTTGGAGGTGTCATTCACTATCACACTAAAAATGCTAGTGTTGGCAAAGGCTGGAAAGGAAATATTTTGCAGCGTTATAGTAGCGTGAATAATGGTGTCAACCTTTATTTTGATCAAAAGTGGGGAAGTGAAAAATGGGGGTTCTTTCAAGCCATCAACCTCAATAGGTTTGGCAACCTTAAAATGGGAGGCAATAGACTTCATGGCTACGACGACTGGGGGACTGAAGAGCATATTGTTGATGGGAACGAACAACTTAAAACAGCTTATGACCAAGCTGATTTTATTCAAAAAATACGCTTTAATGCTAATGAGTATTTGGGCTTCAAGTTGAACCTTCAACTCTCCACAAGTACAAACATCAATCGCTTTGATCAGCTCAATGATATTAATGATGATGTGCCAAAATATGAAGAATGGTATTACGGTCCTCAAAAACGGCTTTTAATAGGTTTAGGCTCTGAACACCAGAAAAAAACACCTTTATACGATAGTTTTAATAATACTGTGTCCTTTCAAGAAATACATGAAAGCCGAAACAGTAAAAAATCAAATAGCAACTTAATTCAACGTTTCGAAAAAGTATCTGTTTTTGCAAACACTTCAGATTTTATAAAAAAATGGGGGTATAAAAGCCTAAATTATGGCCTTGACCTTCAGCACAATATTGTAGAATCAACAGCGTCTGAAGGTACTAGCACAAGATATGCAGACGGGGGTAGTGAACTTAGTTCTCTTGGGGTATACTCTCAATACAAACATCCATTTGGCAAACGGTCGTTCTTCAGTGGTGGATTAAGATATAATATGTCTTCACTCAATGCTACATTCATAGAGGTTCAAAACTATAATTTTCCATTTGAAGAAATCACGATTGAAAACAGTGCTTTAACTTCAAGTGCAGGTGTATTTATTGGTTTGAAAAAAGGATGGGAGGGAAGATTATCATTCGCAACTGGTTTTAGAAGCCCTAATGTTGATGATGTTACCAAAGTATTCGCAAAGTCTGGCAAGCTTACCGTTCCGAACAAAGATTTAACACCAGAATTCTCTACTAATTATGAGTTTGGTTTGACTAAGCGTTTTGGTAATAGCTACGTCAGTGGAACATATTTTTATACTCAATTGAAAGATGCAATAATCAAAAAACCGTTTTCTTTAAACGGTCAAGATAGTCTTATATATGATGGTGAACTGCTTCCTTTGTATGCCAATACCAACTCCCAAGACGCTTATTTATTTGGATATAATCTACAAGCTTTCCTTGAAATTAACGATAAATGGTCAACAACTCATTCCTGTTCTTACACCTTTGGAAAAGACAATACCGAGAGCGTATTACTTGATCATATACCTCCATTCTATGGCAAAAGCCAAATAGAGCTCAACTCGCCAAAAACAAAAAGCAAGACAAGCATAATCGTTCATTACAACGCCTGGAAGATGGCGGAAGATTATAGTCCTAATGGAAGCGATAACCCTGAAGAAGCGACCGTTGACGGAACGCCCTCATGGTGGACCTTAAACTTAAATTATAGTGTTCCTCTAAACGATAAAATAACTGCTCAACTAAATATTGAAAACATATTTGACGTGCACTATAAGACCTACTCAAGCGGAATAAGTGCCCCAGGAAGAAACATTATCTTGTCGCTTGCTGCTGGATTTTAG
- the ybeY gene encoding rRNA maturation RNase YbeY has product MKTDSKIFLHSECNFETNSISHLDSWIKNTIVSEKKTLGEINYIFCDDDYLLEKNQTFLNHDTLTDIITFDYSDENGIGGDIFISIDRVKENARKFAVPFDTELRRVMIHGVLHLIGYNDKSDEEKELMREKEDFYLKQKHK; this is encoded by the coding sequence ATGAAAACGGACAGTAAAATTTTCCTTCATTCAGAATGTAATTTTGAAACCAACTCCATATCTCATTTGGATTCGTGGATTAAAAACACAATTGTTAGTGAGAAAAAAACATTGGGAGAAATCAACTATATTTTCTGCGACGACGATTACCTTTTAGAAAAAAACCAAACCTTCTTAAATCACGATACATTAACAGACATTATCACATTTGACTATTCAGATGAAAACGGTATAGGGGGGGATATTTTCATAAGTATTGATCGAGTAAAAGAAAATGCTCGTAAATTTGCAGTTCCTTTTGATACTGAACTTAGACGAGTTATGATTCACGGTGTACTACACTTGATCGGCTATAATGACAAGTCAGACGAAGAAAAAGAATTAATGAGAGAAAAAGAAGATTTTTATCTCAAACAAAAACACAAGTAA
- the gatA gene encoding Asp-tRNA(Asn)/Glu-tRNA(Gln) amidotransferase subunit GatA, which yields MNTYRSLDAIQQDILSGKTSCLSITESYLSRISEHKNLNAFLEVYTDEALDNARRIDEKMKAGNAGKLAGMVIGIKDNICYKDHKVSAASKILGNFESLFSATVVERLIDEDAIIIGRLNCDEFAMGSTNENSAYGPVLNPLNTDYVPGGSSGGSAAAVAADLCLASLGSDTGGSIRQPASFCGVVGYKPSYGRVSRWGLIAYASSFDQIGPLTHNVKDAALIMEVISGNDDFDSTSSTKEVPSFELEPIKKAKVGYLKSTIESPALDPEIKQHILNTIDTLKEEGHEVLEIDFPYLDYVVPTYYVLTTAEASSNLSRYDGIHFGYRSDDAKDIPSAYQKSRSEGFGKEVQRRIMLGTFVLSAGYYDAYYTKAQKVRRLLSEKTQSIFDSCDFILSPTSPNTALKIGQTYDEPTQLYLEDIFTVHANIVGIPAVSLPTGKHSNGMPFGIQLMAPAFKDAELMAFANQIMNK from the coding sequence ATGAACACTTACCGCTCTTTAGACGCTATTCAGCAGGATATACTATCAGGAAAAACCAGCTGTCTTTCTATTACAGAATCTTATCTAAGTCGTATTTCTGAACACAAAAACCTCAACGCCTTTCTTGAAGTTTATACAGACGAGGCATTAGATAATGCTCGACGTATAGATGAAAAAATGAAAGCTGGCAATGCTGGAAAGCTTGCCGGAATGGTTATCGGCATTAAAGATAACATCTGTTACAAAGACCATAAAGTTTCAGCCGCTTCTAAGATATTAGGCAATTTTGAAAGCCTGTTTAGCGCAACCGTTGTTGAGCGATTAATAGATGAAGACGCTATAATAATTGGCAGACTAAATTGCGATGAATTTGCAATGGGCAGCACCAATGAGAACTCGGCTTATGGGCCTGTTTTAAACCCACTAAACACCGATTATGTTCCTGGTGGATCTTCAGGAGGTTCTGCTGCTGCCGTTGCTGCAGATTTATGCTTAGCAAGCCTAGGTAGCGATACTGGTGGATCAATCAGACAGCCAGCTAGTTTTTGTGGCGTTGTTGGTTATAAACCTTCATATGGACGCGTAAGCCGTTGGGGCCTTATCGCCTACGCTTCTTCTTTTGACCAAATAGGGCCTCTAACTCATAATGTCAAAGATGCCGCCTTAATTATGGAGGTGATTTCTGGAAATGACGATTTTGATAGCACTTCTTCAACCAAGGAAGTCCCTAGTTTTGAATTAGAACCCATCAAAAAAGCAAAAGTTGGATACTTAAAAAGCACTATTGAAAGTCCCGCACTTGATCCAGAAATTAAGCAACACATTTTAAACACGATTGATACTCTAAAAGAGGAAGGGCATGAGGTTTTAGAAATTGATTTCCCATACCTGGATTATGTTGTGCCTACCTATTATGTATTAACTACTGCAGAAGCATCTTCCAACCTTTCTAGATATGACGGAATACATTTTGGTTACAGAAGCGATGACGCTAAGGACATCCCGTCAGCCTATCAAAAATCCAGGTCGGAGGGTTTTGGTAAAGAAGTACAGCGACGAATTATGTTGGGTACATTTGTCTTAAGTGCGGGTTATTATGATGCATATTATACCAAAGCGCAAAAAGTAAGGCGATTGTTATCAGAGAAAACCCAGTCCATTTTTGACAGCTGTGATTTTATATTATCACCAACATCGCCAAATACAGCACTTAAAATAGGTCAAACCTATGATGAACCAACACAACTTTATTTAGAAGACATATTTACTGTTCATGCTAATATTGTAGGTATACCAGCAGTGTCTTTGCCAACAGGAAAACACAGCAACGGTATGCCTTTTGGTATACAGCTAATGGCGCCCGCTTTCAAAGATGCAGAGCTAATGGCTTTTGCCAATCAGATAATGAACAAATAA
- a CDS encoding DUF4837 family protein, producing MNRLFLFVIIFFNACQNTSVLPSYSGAINEVVVVVEDNIWESNAVDTLRQSLFAEVEGLAWKEPIFDVIQIPKAAFSRFFETHRNIIIIQKGVQSKIAFEPQPFSEDQWLCIIEYKTKKELTQLLNQYSPVIAYKINQKEKDRYRSSSAGLSLSQAIKDRFNASLSLPKPFSLVLDTTNFIWYEYNPKDLELIKGVFVYSFPLTESLSVESVLSARDSLLKQFVPGLLEGSYMTTERLYLPYVSTFEANGATSFTIKGLWKMENAFMGGPFVSYIFQDTLRNEVVVTEGFLFSPGEDKRNALQELSWLISETKIQQQATR from the coding sequence ATGAATCGTCTTTTTTTATTTGTTATTATTTTCTTTAATGCTTGTCAAAATACGAGCGTTTTACCCTCGTATAGCGGCGCAATAAATGAAGTCGTTGTAGTGGTGGAAGACAACATTTGGGAGAGTAATGCGGTTGACACCCTTCGCCAATCTCTATTTGCAGAGGTTGAGGGCTTGGCATGGAAAGAGCCCATTTTTGATGTTATACAAATACCTAAAGCGGCATTTAGTCGTTTTTTTGAAACACACAGAAACATTATTATTATTCAGAAAGGAGTTCAGTCCAAAATAGCCTTTGAGCCCCAACCTTTTTCAGAAGACCAATGGCTGTGTATAATCGAATACAAGACTAAAAAAGAGCTCACCCAATTACTAAATCAGTATTCGCCTGTAATTGCTTATAAAATTAACCAAAAGGAAAAGGACCGATACCGTTCTTCTTCTGCAGGTCTATCACTTTCTCAAGCCATAAAGGATAGGTTCAACGCCTCTTTGAGCTTACCAAAACCCTTTTCTTTAGTGTTAGACACTACCAATTTTATTTGGTACGAATACAACCCGAAAGACCTAGAGTTAATAAAAGGTGTTTTTGTATACAGCTTCCCTCTGACCGAATCACTAAGCGTTGAAAGTGTTTTAAGCGCGCGAGATAGTCTTTTGAAGCAATTTGTTCCGGGACTGTTAGAGGGTAGTTATATGACAACAGAGCGGCTTTATTTACCTTATGTTAGTACTTTTGAAGCTAATGGCGCCACTTCTTTTACAATTAAAGGTCTATGGAAGATGGAAAATGCATTTATGGGAGGCCCATTCGTTTCATATATTTTTCAGGACACCCTTCGAAATGAGGTTGTCGTTACTGAGGGTTTTTTGTTTAGCCCAGGAGAAGATAAGCGAAATGCTCTTCAGGAGTTGTCGTGGTTAATTTCAGAGACTAAAATCCAGCAGCAAGCGACAAGATAA
- the recO gene encoding DNA repair protein RecO, with translation MHQQTKGIVLSKVKYAESSIICKIYTSEFGTQSYIVNGVRKKKGNSGYYQVLNQLELNVYNKNGKELHRIKEVKMSAIYSSIPFDVYKSSIALFIAEILSKCLKEEVSNSDLFGFLETALIDLDNKDFDSQFHIKFLVALSQYLGISPNIDNHELAYFDLLNGQFTNDNNQHKHYTENTKDVFLAFKHDKVKNKRETLNILLEYYKLHIEGFNTIKSKDVLEKVLNS, from the coding sequence ATGCATCAGCAGACAAAGGGAATCGTGTTGAGTAAGGTTAAATATGCTGAAAGCAGTATAATATGTAAAATATATACATCTGAGTTTGGCACTCAATCTTACATTGTAAATGGAGTAAGAAAAAAGAAAGGAAATAGTGGTTACTATCAAGTCCTGAATCAACTAGAGCTCAACGTTTACAACAAAAACGGTAAAGAGCTTCACAGGATAAAAGAGGTTAAAATGTCAGCCATTTATTCTAGTATCCCTTTCGATGTTTATAAAAGTTCAATTGCTTTATTCATAGCAGAAATTCTTAGTAAATGCTTAAAAGAAGAGGTAAGTAATTCGGATTTATTTGGGTTTTTAGAGACCGCTCTAATCGATTTAGACAACAAAGATTTTGATAGTCAATTTCACATTAAGTTTCTTGTCGCTTTGAGTCAATATTTAGGAATATCCCCTAACATCGACAATCATGAACTTGCATATTTTGACCTTCTTAACGGTCAATTCACAAACGACAATAATCAACACAAACATTATACCGAAAATACGAAAGATGTGTTCTTGGCGTTTAAGCATGACAAGGTGAAAAACAAAAGAGAAACATTGAACATTTTACTAGAGTATTACAAACTACATATTGAGGGGTTCAATACTATAAAGTCAAAAGACGTTTTAGAAAAAGTATTAAACTCATGA